One genomic segment of Streptomyces sp. NBC_00239 includes these proteins:
- a CDS encoding TetR/AcrR family transcriptional regulator, with the protein MRTAGDLLTESGLDGLDLAEVARRAEVGKTTVYRRWGTPAGLVADLLTQMAEESLPRADTGSLDADLRANADLVCRTLADPRQGSLFKAVIAAAATDPRTADALHGFYRTRVEEWAPCVREAVARGELPEGTDAQEVIRAVSAPLYYRLLTTAAPLDDAAAARAAAAAAAAARAGAYIAAAGS; encoded by the coding sequence CTGCGGACCGCCGGCGACCTGCTCACGGAGTCGGGGCTCGACGGGCTGGACCTCGCGGAGGTCGCCCGGCGTGCGGAGGTCGGCAAGACGACCGTCTACCGGCGCTGGGGCACTCCGGCCGGCCTGGTCGCCGACCTGCTGACGCAGATGGCCGAGGAGTCCCTTCCCCGCGCCGACACCGGCTCACTCGACGCGGACCTGCGGGCCAACGCGGACCTGGTGTGCCGCACGCTGGCCGACCCGCGCCAGGGCTCGCTCTTCAAGGCCGTGATCGCGGCCGCCGCCACCGACCCGCGGACCGCCGACGCCCTGCACGGCTTCTACCGGACGCGGGTCGAGGAGTGGGCGCCCTGCGTACGGGAAGCCGTCGCGCGCGGCGAGCTGCCCGAGGGCACCGACGCACAGGAGGTGATCCGCGCCGTCTCCGCCCCCCTCTACTACCGGCTGCTGACCACGGCCGCCCCCCTCGACGACGCCGCGGCCGCCCGCGCGGCGGCGGCGGCCGCGGCGGCCGCGCGGGCGGGCGCGTACATCGCCGCGGCGGGCTCCTGA